The Budorcas taxicolor isolate Tak-1 chromosome 2, Takin1.1, whole genome shotgun sequence genome window below encodes:
- the RPL3L gene encoding 60S ribosomal protein L3-like — MSHRKFSAPRHGHLGFLPHKRSRRHRGKVKTWPRDDPSQPVHLTAFLGYKAGMTHTLREVHRPGLKISKREEVEAVTIVETPPLVVVGVVGYVATPRGLRSFKTIFAEHLSDECRRRFYKDWHKSKKKAFTKACKRWRDADGKKQLQKDFAAMKKYCKVIRVIVHTQMKLLPFRQKKAHIMEVQLNGGTVAEKVAWAQARLEKQVPVHSVFSQNEVIDVIAVTKGRGVKGVTSRWHTKKLPRKTHKGLRKVACIGAWHPARVGCSIARAGQKGYHHRTELNKKIYRIGRGLHTEDGKVVKNNASTSYDVTDKSITPLGGFPHYGEVNNDFVMLKGCIAGTKKRIITLRKSLLVHHSRQALENIELKFIDTTSKFGHGRFQTAQEKRAFMGPQKKHLEKEKPETSGDL, encoded by the exons ATG tcccacCGGAAGTTCTCTGCCCCCCGGCATGGACATCTGGGCTTCCTGCCACACAAGAGGAGCCGCCGGCACCGGGGCAAGGTGAAGACGTGGCCTCGTGACGACCCCAGCCAGCCCGTGCACCTCACGGCCTTCCTGGGCTACAAGGCGGGCATGACGCACACTCTGCGGGAGGTGCACCGGCCTGGCCTCA AAATTTCAAAGCGGGAGGAGGTGGAGGCAGTGACAATTGTGGAGACGCCGCccctggtggtggtgggtgtGGTGGGCTACGTGGCCACCCCGCGGGGCTTGCGGAGCTTCAAGACCATCTTCGCAGAGCATCTCAGTGACGAGTGTCGCCGCCGCTTCTACAAGGACTG GCACAAGAGCAAGAAAAAAGCCTTCACCAAGGCCTGTAAGAGGTGGCGTGATGCCGATGGCAAGAAGCAGCTGCAGAAGGACTTTGCCGCCATGAAGAAGTACTGCAAGGTCATCCGGGTCATCGTCCACACCCAG ATGAAGCTGCTGCCCTTCCGGCAGAAGAAGGCCCACATCATGGAGGTCCAACTGAACGGCGGCACGGTGGCTGAGAAGGTGGCCTGGGCACAGGCCCGGCTGGAGAAGCAGGTGCCCGTCCACAGTGTGTTCAGCCAGAACGAGGTCATCGACGTTATTGCTGTCACCAAGGGCAGGGGCGTCAAAG GCGTCACAAGCCGCTGGCATACAAAGAAGCTGCCGCGGAAGACCCATAAGGGGCTGCGCAAGGTGGCGTGCATTGGTGCCTGGCACCCTGCCCGCGTGGGCTGCTCCATTGCCCGGGCTGGGCAGAAGGGCTACCATCACCGCACGGAGCTCAACAAGAAG ATCTACCGCATTGGCCGGGGGCTGCACACAGAGGACGGGAAGGTGGTTAAGAACAATGCCTCCACCAGCTACGATGTGACCGACAAATCCATCACGCCGCTG GGCGGCTTCCCACACTACGGGGAAGTCAACAACGACTTCGTCATGCTGAAGGGGTGCATCGCGGGCACCAAGAAGCGGATCATCACATTGAGGAAG TCCCTCCTGGTGCACCACAGCCGCCAGGCCCTGGAGAACATCGAGCTCAAGTTCATTGACACCACCTCCAAGTTTGGCCATGGCCGCTTCCAGACAGCCCAAGAGAAGAGGGCCTTCATG GGTCCCCAGAAGaagcatctggagaaggaaaagccgGAGACCTCGGGAGACTTATAG
- the MSRB1 gene encoding methionine-R-sulfoxide reductase B1 produces the protein MSFCSFFGGEIFQNHFEPGIYVCAKCGYELFSSRSKYAHSSPWPTFTETIHADSVAKRPEHNRPGAIKVSCGRCGNGLGHEFLNDGPKRGQSRFUIFSSSLKFIPKGEETSASQEQ, from the exons ATGTCGTTCTGCAGCTTCTTCGGGGGAGAGATTTTCCAGAACCACTTTGAGCCGG GTATCTACGTGTGTGCCAAGTGTGGCTATGAGCTCTTCTCCAGCCGCTCCAAGTACGCACACTCGTCCCCGTGGCCGACGTTCACTGAGACCATCCATGCTGACAGTGTGGCCAAGCGGCCAGAGCACAATCGGCCTGGAGCCATAAAG GTATCCTGTGGCAGGTGTGGCAACGGGCTGGGCCATGAGTTCCTGAACGATGGCCCCAAGCGCGGACAGTCCCGCTTCTGAATTTTCAGCAGCTCCTTGAAGTTCATCCCTAAAG gcGAAGAAACCTCCGCCTCCCAGGAACAGTAG